DNA from Chloroflexota bacterium:
GTTCAGTACTCATTGTAGAGGACGAGGCGATTGTACGAGAGTCGCTCAAGGACTGGCTTAAAGATATCTATCAAGTGACAACAGCTGAGACCGGTGAAGAAGCACTGGAACTAATAGGAAAGATGAACTTCGATGTTCTGATTGTGGACGTGAGATTGCCTGAAAAAAGCGGCCTCGAGGTGCTAAAAGAGGTGAAGGAGATAAGGCCGCACATTAAGTGCATTGTTATAACGGCCTATCCCTCAGTGGAGCTGGCAGTCGAGGCGATGAAGCTGGGCGCCGTTGATTATCTGGTCAAGCCAGTGGCTCCTGAACGGCTGGAGGAGCTTGTCTGCGAGACTCTTCTTAAATGCAAAACGGCACTCAACAAGAAGTCCTCCACTGCCAGAGAGCCCGGCTCTGTAATTCATAAGGCAACTGAGTAGGCGTAAAGTGGAGAAGAGGCCGGCCTGCTTTCACAGACTATTAAGACGAGATGATAGCCAAACCAAAATTCGCTTTGTATTGGGCGGCTAGTTGTGGTGTTTGTGAGGTAGCAGCTACAAATTGGTGACAGAATCCTAAAGCTGGTAGAGGCGGTCCACATTGTCTTTTAGCCAGTAGTCATTGATGCTAAACATGAAGATGTTGAACCCATGCCCGGGTTGCGACCCATAACTGGTGGAAATTCCTCGGCCACATTCTATGCCTTACAGTCATGGCGCTCAATCCCTTTAGGCAACCCGCGTTTCTTCAAGGAAATCAAACCTGATTGGTTCCTGCTCCAGCGGTCTGGTCAGCTCATCAATCCAAGTGATATTTTCTGTACTTTAACCCTTGGACTACAAAATGACTCGGAGCAACACTAGTTAGTTCTACCTTCTAATTTATTCCTTAGCATTGCTATAGTTTTAACTAACAGGTACACATTCAATTCAACGCTGTTATTGCACGAAATGACGAAGTGTTCAGCTCTCCTTGACCTCGTCGCCTATCCACTTGAGGTAATCTTCGTTGCCGCCGATGATGGGCAGGGCGATTATCTCGGGGACTTCATAGCTGTGGACACTTTTGACAAGCTCAGTAATTTCGGGGAGCAGCGAGGCTTTGGTCTTGATGACGAGAAGGCTTTCCTGAGCTGACTCCAGCTTTCCCTGCCACCAGAATGACGAGTCTACCCTGGGTACGATATTTACACAGGCAGCCTTTCTCTGCCCAAGCAGCAGCTCAGCTATCTTGCGGGCTTCTGCCTCAGAGCTGGTGGTAACAAAGATGACTACCTTGCCGGTCTGTTTCATTCTTTCCTGCCAACTGCCAGCATCCTGTCCACAGCCTGCTTCGCCGTGAGGCGTATTTTCTCCGAAACTTTGACCTCCGGCGCCATCTCCTCGAGAGACCACAGGACTTTCTCCAAAGTGATTAGCTTCATGTTGGGGCACACAGCCTGTTCCGAGACAGGGATAAAGGTCTTGCCCGGATTTTCTTTTCTAAGCCTGTAGATTATGCCTATCTCCGTTCCCACAATCATTTGCTGAACATCTTCCCTCTTGGCAAACTTTATCATGCCACTGGTGCTCAACACCTCGTCGGCCAGAGCTATCACCCCCGGCTTGCATTCCGGGTGAACTACCACTTTAGCCTTGGGATATTCATGTTTGAGTTTGGTGATATGCTCAGGCAGTATCCGGGCGTGGGTGGGGCAAAAGCCAGGCCAGAGAATTATCTTTTTAGCGGTTTTCGTGGAGATATAGTGCCCCAGATACTGGTCAGGGACAAAAAGTATTTCATCTGCGTTCAAGCTTTCTATGACGCCAACCGCATTAGCCGAAGTGCAGCAGACATGTGATTCAGCCTTAACCGCAGCGGAGGAGTTAATGTAGCAGACCACCGTAGCCCTTGGATGCTCTTTCTTCTTGGCACGAAGCTGTGGGGCGGTGATCATATTTGCCATGGGACAGCCGGCATGCGTATCGGGAAGCAGGACCGTCTTGTCAGGACAGAGAATCGAGGCTGTCTCCGCCATGAAATGGACACCGCAGAAGACTATGACGCTGGCATCGGTCTTGGCTGCTCTCTGGCTGAGGTCCAAGGAATCACCAACAAAGTCAGCTATATCCTGAACCTCGCCCAATTGATAGTTATGGACGAGGATAACGGCATTTCTTTTTTCTTTTAACTTCAGTATTTTCTCAGTTAGCTCCGGCTCTCTATCCATGGCTCACTACCCTCCAATCGTTAGAGTAGACATTCATCCTCTTTCCCCTGGCAAAGCCGATAAGGGTAACGCCTAAATCATTGGCTAGCTTCACTCCCAGGTCAGTAGGCGCTGATTTGGAGATAAGCAGCGGAATATTTTTTTTAGCCGCTTTAAGCAATATCTCCGAGGAAATCCTGCCACTGGTGACCAGTATGTGGTCATCTGTGGGTATATCTTTCAAGGTACATTCGCCAAAAATCTTATCGATGGCATTATGCCTGCCTATGTCCTCGCTGAAAACCAGAATGCTTTTGGTATCGCATAATGCAGCGCTGTGAACACCGCCGGTCGTCCTGAAAATCTGCGACCGATGCTGAAATTCGCTTACCAGCTCGAAGACCTCGAGAGCCGATATTTTGGTCTGAGATTCTACTTTCCTCTGTCCACCGACATCGGCAGCGCTGTAAAAAGAAGTGCCCCGACCACAGCCCGAGGTGATAAGCCGCTTGAACACGAGCTCGCCAGCCTGTTTATTCTCCGCTTCGGTCTCTACACGGACCACGCCTCGCTGCTCGTCAACCGTTATATTCTTGATTTCGTCCTTGCTTTTCAGCAGCCCTTCGGAGGAAAGGAAACCGACTGCCAGATAATCCAGATTTTTGGGGGAACACAGCAGCGTTACCAGCTCTTGATTGTTGAATACGATGGTGAGAGGAAATTCCGTGACAACGACATCGTCAGCGCTGCTCTTCTCTACCTCGGTAAAACGAAATATAGGAACCCTCTCCACCTCACTCACTCTCTTACCCTACCTCTATCTGGTCTCCGGCCCTGACAGGTCCGCCTCGAATCACTTTGGCAAACACCCCCTCTTCGGGCATAATGCACTTGCCCACCTGCTGGTAGATAGCACACCCGGCATGGCACTCCTTGCCGATTTGAGTGACCTCCAGGACAACCTGCTTACCGATTGACATCCTGGTGCCGACAGGTAGCGACACCAGGTCTATTCCCTCAGTGGTCAGATTTTCGGCAAAATCACCGGGCTTTAATTCCAGGCCCAGGGCTCGCATCTTATCGATGCTTTCCACAGCCAGCAAGCTCACCTGCCGGTGCGTGCAGCAATCGGCATGGGCATCGCCGACAAGGCCAAAGTCATCCTTCAGAAGCCCCTCTTTTACGTCTTCCTTCTTTGTTCCCTTTTTATCGCTTTTGCAAACGGCGATAATGCTAGCCATAGCGTTGTCCACCGTTGAATGCGGTGAGCTGCTGGTACGGCAACTACAGGGCTGGCTATGAGCTTTTTGTCTTATAGCTCTTTGTTCAGTATCTTTTCTTTGAGCGTTTCCCACTGTTCCGTGGTGAGGACACAGAGGTTACCCTTCTCACCTATTTCCACCTGTGTATCTGTTACCTTAACCACCGGGCAGCAAGAACAATCTTTGCACAATGTTACGATTTTCACTTTTGCCTCCACTTGAAATTATGTCTAACTCTATCCGCAGCGCGGGTATTCACTATATTATAGTCTTATTCGTTCAGTTGGTCGAATGAATCTAAAATTTCCCACTATACTTCTCAAGGGCCTGGTAGAACGCTCTCCAGAACGGGTCAACAATGGGGTGCTCAAGCTTCTCCTCCTTGCCCCCTCTTACCAGCACCATTCCCAATCTCGGCTTGGTGAACTCACCGACAACCGAAGCTTTAATACCCTTGTGATGCAGCGCCTTCAAAATGTCCCCGGCTTTGTGTTCTCGGCAGGATATGATTAGAGTGCCTTCACTGATGGAAGCATAAGGGTCAATGCCAAAATGCCTGCATATATCCGGCACGCAATCCTCAATCACTATGCTTTCCATTTCAACTCTGACTCCCAGGTTGGCAGCTTGTGCGATTTCATACAGTCCGCCCCATATGCCGCATTCAGTAGCATCATGCATGGCGGTTACTCCGTTCTCTCTCACTCCGATGCTGACCGCGGTCATGGCATCATCCACCACCGACATCTTGTAAAATATCTGCTGAGCTTTCTGGCTGAAATCCTTTCCGAACTCACGCTCAATGAGTTGAGGGAACATGGCGGCGAAAATGCCCGTTGCCTCTATAGCCGGCCCCTTGGTAATGATTATCTTATCTCCGGCTTGCGCCAGTCTGGGAGTGACATATTCGTTCTTACTGCCTATGCCAACTAAAGTGGCTCCACCCACCATAGGATAGTGACAGTTCTCATACCTGCCCGTATGGCCGGTGATAATGAAGATTCCCAGCTTGACACACTCCTGGTGCATGGTGTTCCACATTATCTTCAGTTGTTCGCCAGTCATCTCCATGGGAAGGTTCAAATCAATGGCTAGAAACCCGGGCTTGAGCCCACTGGTTACAGAATCGGAAGCAATGATGTGGATAGCAAACCAGGCTGCCCTCTCCCAGCCATATTCAGGCACGATAAATACAGGGTCGCAGGTAAGGGAAACCGCCTTGTCTCCGATTTCCACAATGCCCACATCTACCCCATTCTGAGGCCCTACCAGGACTTTGTCGCTTTTGGCTCCCAGATGTGGCAATATAACCTCATCAAAGATTTTGGGCGAAATTTTTCCTATGTCTGGCATTACAGTCACTGGGGGCATCCTCCTGATTTACAGATTGTCAGTGTTTAATTCGAGGTTTTTATGAGTGGGGACATAGCTCTGAGCTTGGATACAATGCCTGGTAGCACATGTAGAACCTGATTTATCTCTTCCTCTGTAGTCCATTTCCCTAGAGTGAATCGCAAAGAGCCATGCGCCTGTAAAGGCGGTAGCCCCATCGCCGCCAGAATATGGGATGGCCCGAGATTCGACGAGCTGCAAGCTGAACCTGTGGAGACACAGATTCCCGCCAGGTCTAGATTCAATAGAATCGATTCACCTTCCACATAACTAATGCTAACATTCGCATTGTTGGGCAGCCTCATCACAGGATGGCCGTTCAACTGGGTGTGTTCGATGTTCTTGAGTATACCTTCAATTAGCCTATCACGCAGAGTGGTCAACTTCTGGGCTTCTTCGAGCATTTCCTGCTGAGCGATCTCTGCTGCCTTGCCCAAGCCGACAATGGCGGGCACGTTCTCAGTGCTTGCCCGCTTACCTCTCTCCTGATTACCACCATGCATAAAGGGGCTTACCCTAGTACCCTGCCTAACATACAGCGCACCGACGCCCTTAGGACCATAGAGCTTGTGTGCCGAAATGGACAGAAGGTCAACATTCAACTTATTCACATCTACCGGGATACGCCCAACAGCCTGTACGGCATCGGTATGAAAGTAAATCTCAGCCTCTCTGGCGATATTTCCTATCTCGGCTACAGGTTCTATAGTGCCGACTTCATTGTTGGCATGCATAATGGAGATGAGGATGGTCTTATTCGTGATTGCCTTTTTGACATCGTTCGGGTCGACCATGCCATAGCCATCCACAGGAAGATAGGTGACCGATAGCCCCTGTTCCTCCATAAATTTACAGGTTTCCAGCACGGCATGATGTTCGATTGAGCTGGTAATAATATGATTTCCCTTGCCATGTCTGGACAACGCCACACCCTTCACGGCAAAGTTATCCGCTTCAGTCCCGCTGCCGGTGAAAACAACCTCGTCGCTCGTAGCCCCAATAAGAGCCGCAACTTGATTTCGCGCTTTCTCAACGGCGTGCTTGGCTTCCTGACCAAGCGAATGTATGCTAGAGGGGTTACCGAAGGAATCGGTAAAATAAGGCAACATCGCCTTCATTACTTCAGGATGCGTTGGTGTAGTAGCAGCGTAATCCAGATATATTCTCTTCATCTGTTAGCCTTCGACAATATCGCCAACTATGGGGTCAACTCTAACGCCCTTTTCTTTAACCCAGGCAATGCCGGCTTCGATCTCTTTGTCCTCACCCTCAAGTTCCAGCACTACCCAACCCCTATCTTCCGATACGTCAGCACGGCGTATGTTGGTCACCACCTCAAATTTATGTGATAGGTTATAAATGATAGGCTCCTTTATCATCTCACGGGGAAAGGTGAACATCACTTGTCGCTTAGCCATCGTGTCCTCCTGTCTTTGTTGCGGGTAAGCTTAATCCATCCGGGGCAATGATTTCAAACCTGCACACCGAGCACCTCGCGGAACGACTCCAAATTGGGCTGGACATGAAAAGAACGGACAACATCTGAGACAATCTCTTGTGTCCTCGGGCCGGCCCCGGTGATGAAAGCAACCGTCAGCTGGTCTCTTTTAATGGCTCCAGCAGCAGCCAGCTTTTTCAATCCGGCAATCACTACCCCGCCGGCGGCTTCAGCGAAAATGCCTTCGGTTTGTGCCAGTAATTTCATTCCTTCAATAGCTTCTTCATCGGTGGCACTTGAAGCCCCACCCCCGGATTGTCTGGCGACCATTAAAGCGTGATATCCATCGGCGGGATTACCTATGGCTATGGAAGTGACCAGAGTCTTTGGCGTCACCGGATGGACATGTAGGCTGCCCGCTTCAAAGGCATGTACAATGGGTGAGCTCCCTGTAGCCTGGGTCAGATACATGTGGGTGTTTACCGGTCCGATGAGATTGAGCGTAGATAATTCTTGTAGCCCCTTCCAAATTCGGGTAAAAAGGAGACCTGAGGCAGCAGGCGCCACTATACAGTCTGGCGGTCGCCATCCCAGTTGCTCGGCCACTTCAAATCCCAGGGTCTTACTGCCCTCGGCGTAATATGGCCGGAGATTGATGTTGATAAAGCCCCAATTGTATCTTTGTGCCAACTCGGCACAGAGACGGTTGACATCGTCATAACTTCCTTCAACAGTAACCAGGTTTGGCTTATATATGGCTACCCCCACCAGCTTGCCCGGTTCCACATTTGACGGGACAAAGACATAAGCCTTCATGTTCGCTTTAGCAGCATGGGCAGCCACGCTGGCAGCCAGATTACCTGTTGAGGCACAGGCCAGGGTATCAAAACCGAACTCACGCGCCTTGGTTACGGCAACTGAAACAGCCCTGTCCTTAAAGGAATATGTAGGATTAAGGCAGTCGTTCTTGATGTAAAGTTCGTCTAAGCCCAGCTCACGTCCCAGGTTATCAGCTTTAAGCAGAGGCGTGAAGCCAGTACCGATGTCAATCTCCTCCTTGCCCTCAGCAGGGAGCAGGTCACGATAGCGCCACATAGTAAAGGGCCCTTCGGCAATCTTCTCGCGGCTGAGCACTCCAGCCATAGCCTTGTAGTCATAGTTGACCTCCACCGGGCTAAGACAAAAATCGCAGACCTTTATAGGTTGTAAGGAATATTCCTGCCCACATTTTCGACAGCGTAAACCTGTGGCGTACGACAAATCTCGCTCCTTCAGCCAGAATTCAGTGCCTGAGCTAAATCATCAATCAAATCGTTGATGTTCTCCAGGCCTACTGATAACCTTATTAAATCATCACTGATACCTATTCTTGCTCTGTAATCAGGTGGCATTGAAGCATGGCTCATGGTTGCCGGATGCTCGGCTAGCGAGGCAGCTCCACCCAGCGATTCCGCTAGCGAGAACACCTCTAGCCTTCTGAGAAAACGATTTACTGCTTCCACGCCGCCTTTTAGTTCAAAGGAAACCACACCACCAAACCCTTTCATCTGCCTTTGGGCAATTTCATGCCCGGGATGAGATTTAATGCCGGGATAAAACACCCTGCTGACAGCCTTGTGGCGCTGAAGATAATTTGCCAAAGCTATAGCATTTTCCTCGTGTTTCTTCATTCGCAGGGGCAATGTTTGAATTCCACGAAGCACCAGCCAGCAGTCAAAGGGCGAAGCACATGTGCCCATGGCATTTAGGAGAAATTGAACCCTCTGGGTCAATTCATCGGTGGTAGTAACCACAGCACCGCCGACAACATCACAATGCCCGTTAAGGTATTTGGTGGTGGAATGGACAACCAGGTCAACCCCATATTCTATGGGCCTGAGAAAGTAAGGGGTGGCAAAGGTATTATCTATAACCGTCAATATGTTGTGTTTTTGGGCAATATCGACCACCATCTCAACATCGGTTATATTGAGTAACGGATTTGACGGTGTCTCCATCCATATCATCCTGGTATTCGGTTTTATAGCTCGTTCAATCGCCTGTCTTTTGTTCATTCTGAGAAAGGTAAACTCCAACCCCAGGTCCTGCATTACATCTTGAAAGAGCCTGTAGGTGCCTCCATAGACATCGTCTCCTGAGATTACATGGTCGCCTGCCTTCAGAAGGTGCGCGACCGTAGTCTCCGCTGCCATACCGGTGGCAAAAGCAAACCCTGCTTTACCACCTTCCAGTTGGGCAATAGTATCCTCCAGAACTTTTCTCGTTGGATTAGCTGTGCGAGAATAATCATAGCCCCTCGTTTTACCCACGTCTTCAAAGGCAAAGGTTGATGTCTGATATATGGGCACCGAGACAGCACCGAATGTCTTGTCCGGCCTTTCTCCAGCATGAATGGCTAATGTTTCAAACCTCATATTCCGCCTCCTTCACTGAATTTGCTCGTAGCTCCTATCCTAATGAACAAGATAACCTCCCCACCACTCCAGT
Protein-coding regions in this window:
- a CDS encoding threonine synthase; amino-acid sequence: MSYATGLRCRKCGQEYSLQPIKVCDFCLSPVEVNYDYKAMAGVLSREKIAEGPFTMWRYRDLLPAEGKEEIDIGTGFTPLLKADNLGRELGLDELYIKNDCLNPTYSFKDRAVSVAVTKAREFGFDTLACASTGNLAASVAAHAAKANMKAYVFVPSNVEPGKLVGVAIYKPNLVTVEGSYDDVNRLCAELAQRYNWGFININLRPYYAEGSKTLGFEVAEQLGWRPPDCIVAPAASGLLFTRIWKGLQELSTLNLIGPVNTHMYLTQATGSSPIVHAFEAGSLHVHPVTPKTLVTSIAIGNPADGYHALMVARQSGGGASSATDEEAIEGMKLLAQTEGIFAEAAGGVVIAGLKKLAAAGAIKRDQLTVAFITGAGPRTQEIVSDVVRSFHVQPNLESFREVLGVQV
- the nifS gene encoding cysteine desulfurase NifS — encoded protein: MKRIYLDYAATTPTHPEVMKAMLPYFTDSFGNPSSIHSLGQEAKHAVEKARNQVAALIGATSDEVVFTGSGTEADNFAVKGVALSRHGKGNHIITSSIEHHAVLETCKFMEEQGLSVTYLPVDGYGMVDPNDVKKAITNKTILISIMHANNEVGTIEPVAEIGNIAREAEIYFHTDAVQAVGRIPVDVNKLNVDLLSISAHKLYGPKGVGALYVRQGTRVSPFMHGGNQERGKRASTENVPAIVGLGKAAEIAQQEMLEEAQKLTTLRDRLIEGILKNIEHTQLNGHPVMRLPNNANVSISYVEGESILLNLDLAGICVSTGSACSSSNLGPSHILAAMGLPPLQAHGSLRFTLGKWTTEEEINQVLHVLPGIVSKLRAMSPLIKTSN
- a CDS encoding divalent-cation tolerance protein CutA — translated: MKQTGKVVIFVTTSSEAEARKIAELLLGQRKAACVNIVPRVDSSFWWQGKLESAQESLLVIKTKASLLPEITELVKSVHSYEVPEIIALPIIGGNEDYLKWIGDEVKES
- the nadA gene encoding quinolinate synthase NadA is translated as MDREPELTEKILKLKEKRNAVILVHNYQLGEVQDIADFVGDSLDLSQRAAKTDASVIVFCGVHFMAETASILCPDKTVLLPDTHAGCPMANMITAPQLRAKKKEHPRATVVCYINSSAAVKAESHVCCTSANAVGVIESLNADEILFVPDQYLGHYISTKTAKKIILWPGFCPTHARILPEHITKLKHEYPKAKVVVHPECKPGVIALADEVLSTSGMIKFAKREDVQQMIVGTEIGIIYRLRKENPGKTFIPVSEQAVCPNMKLITLEKVLWSLEEMAPEVKVSEKIRLTAKQAVDRMLAVGRKE
- a CDS encoding PLP-dependent transferase, with amino-acid sequence MRFETLAIHAGERPDKTFGAVSVPIYQTSTFAFEDVGKTRGYDYSRTANPTRKVLEDTIAQLEGGKAGFAFATGMAAETTVAHLLKAGDHVISGDDVYGGTYRLFQDVMQDLGLEFTFLRMNKRQAIERAIKPNTRMIWMETPSNPLLNITDVEMVVDIAQKHNILTVIDNTFATPYFLRPIEYGVDLVVHSTTKYLNGHCDVVGGAVVTTTDELTQRVQFLLNAMGTCASPFDCWLVLRGIQTLPLRMKKHEENAIALANYLQRHKAVSRVFYPGIKSHPGHEIAQRQMKGFGGVVSFELKGGVEAVNRFLRRLEVFSLAESLGGAASLAEHPATMSHASMPPDYRARIGISDDLIRLSVGLENINDLIDDLAQALNSG
- a CDS encoding response regulator, whose protein sequence is MNEEPKQIHIRIAEDLYKKLKIRCVYEDTSIQDYVLKLIAQSMGQHSDVEGSVLIVEDEAIVRESLKDWLKDIYQVTTAETGEEALELIGKMNFDVLIVDVRLPEKSGLEVLKEVKEIRPHIKCIVITAYPSVELAVEAMKLGAVDYLVKPVAPERLEELVCETLLKCKTALNKKSSTAREPGSVIHKATE
- the fdhD gene encoding formate dehydrogenase accessory sulfurtransferase FdhD; translation: MSEVERVPIFRFTEVEKSSADDVVVTEFPLTIVFNNQELVTLLCSPKNLDYLAVGFLSSEGLLKSKDEIKNITVDEQRGVVRVETEAENKQAGELVFKRLITSGCGRGTSFYSAADVGGQRKVESQTKISALEVFELVSEFQHRSQIFRTTGGVHSAALCDTKSILVFSEDIGRHNAIDKIFGECTLKDIPTDDHILVTSGRISSEILLKAAKKNIPLLISKSAPTDLGVKLANDLGVTLIGFARGKRMNVYSNDWRVVSHG
- a CDS encoding MOSC domain-containing protein produces the protein MASIIAVCKSDKKGTKKEDVKEGLLKDDFGLVGDAHADCCTHRQVSLLAVESIDKMRALGLELKPGDFAENLTTEGIDLVSLPVGTRMSIGKQVVLEVTQIGKECHAGCAIYQQVGKCIMPEEGVFAKVIRGGPVRAGDQIEVG
- a CDS encoding AIR synthase, encoding MTVMPDIGKISPKIFDEVILPHLGAKSDKVLVGPQNGVDVGIVEIGDKAVSLTCDPVFIVPEYGWERAAWFAIHIIASDSVTSGLKPGFLAIDLNLPMEMTGEQLKIMWNTMHQECVKLGIFIITGHTGRYENCHYPMVGGATLVGIGSKNEYVTPRLAQAGDKIIITKGPAIEATGIFAAMFPQLIEREFGKDFSQKAQQIFYKMSVVDDAMTAVSIGVRENGVTAMHDATECGIWGGLYEIAQAANLGVRVEMESIVIEDCVPDICRHFGIDPYASISEGTLIISCREHKAGDILKALHHKGIKASVVGEFTKPRLGMVLVRGGKEEKLEHPIVDPFWRAFYQALEKYSGKF
- a CDS encoding FeS-binding protein, with protein sequence MAKRQVMFTFPREMIKEPIIYNLSHKFEVVTNIRRADVSEDRGWVVLELEGEDKEIEAGIAWVKEKGVRVDPIVGDIVEG